The Chitinophagales bacterium genome window below encodes:
- a CDS encoding site-specific DNA-methyltransferase, producing MAELELLTIKIQRMTIESTNDNNSTNPAITYSECYAQVFSRLFFGDCLIESDKIESGSVDLILTDLPYGTMEGQSKTGIYHNGEEKHEWDSIIDTDKIMQVANRILRKNGKMILFAQEPFTRELINKAIPNLPFNYRAIWLKDTLGSFMRSKSALLYRTEDILIFSKMNPKHDLELKHPIRKWLKDTQEKVGIFWNDNLLHEAYLKSGIAKNIQSAKVICQHKLDWNYVQIQKITQKHYKVLNEFFNFDKTEDEIGKIFDEYQQQHLKEQTELYGSTFNLWQGGKYKDNVFEYKRDRDNYHPTQKPILLLEDLIKTFSNEGNLVVDLTMGSGSTGVACKNTNRSFIGIEKDENYFKIAEQRINARTLFS from the coding sequence GTGGCGGAATTAGAACTACTCACTATCAAAATACAACGAATGACAATAGAAAGCACAAATGATAATAACAGCACGAACCCCGCCATTACTTATAGCGAGTGTTATGCACAGGTTTTTTCTCGTCTTTTTTTCGGGGATTGCCTGATTGAAAGCGATAAAATAGAAAGCGGAAGTGTTGATTTAATACTTACCGACTTACCCTATGGTACAATGGAAGGACAAAGTAAAACGGGTATTTACCATAATGGAGAAGAAAAACACGAATGGGATAGTATTATTGATACCGATAAAATAATGCAGGTTGCAAATAGAATACTTCGCAAAAATGGTAAAATGATTTTGTTTGCACAAGAACCATTTACAAGAGAATTGATAAATAAGGCAATACCAAACTTACCTTTCAATTATAGGGCAATATGGTTAAAAGATACACTTGGCAGTTTTATGCGTTCAAAAAGTGCTTTACTTTATAGAACAGAGGATATTTTGATATTTAGTAAAATGAACCCAAAGCACGATTTAGAATTAAAACACCCAATAAGAAAGTGGCTAAAAGACACACAAGAAAAAGTTGGAATATTTTGGAATGATAACCTACTACATGAAGCGTATTTGAAAAGCGGTATAGCCAAAAACATACAAAGTGCAAAAGTTATCTGCCAACATAAACTTGACTGGAACTATGTGCAAATACAAAAGATAACTCAAAAGCATTACAAAGTATTAAATGAGTTTTTCAATTTTGATAAAACGGAGGACGAAATTGGAAAAATATTTGACGAATACCAACAACAACACTTAAAAGAACAAACCGAACTATATGGAAGCACATTTAACCTTTGGCAAGGTGGAAAATATAAGGATAATGTTTTTGAATACAAACGAGATAGAGATAACTACCACCCAACGCAAAAACCGATATTGCTTTTAGAGGATTTAATAAAAACTTTCAGCAACGAAGGTAATTTAGTAGTTGATTTAACTATGGGAAGTGGAAGCACTGGAGTAGCTTGTAAAAACACAAACCGTTCTTTTATCGGAATAGAGAAAGACGAAAACTATTTCAAAATAGCAGAACAGCGAATAAATGCACGGACGTTGTTTTCTTAA
- a CDS encoding site-specific DNA-methyltransferase — MIDRITEQPFCQTRVSGSIFVNADCFDVFPFIEDKSIDAIICDLPYGTTRAKWDSILDLDLLWKQYERVIKDNGAIVLFGSQPFTTTLINSNIKDFKYSLVWDKKMKVGMMNCKRMPLRQHEDIVVFYKKQPTYNPQMTKGKMRNKKIAPTKDFEVYGQITPIDNFNDDYYPSSILEFTNANQKAKSHTTQKSLELMEYLIKTYTNEGDTVLDNTMGSGTTILAAIKNNRIGIGIEKEKQYYDVAVRRASEYCH, encoded by the coding sequence ATGATTGATAGAATTACCGAACAGCCATTTTGCCAAACCCGTGTTAGTGGCAGTATTTTTGTGAACGCTGATTGCTTCGATGTTTTTCCTTTTATTGAGGATAAATCAATTGATGCTATTATTTGCGATTTACCTTATGGGACTACAAGAGCAAAGTGGGATAGTATTTTGGACTTGGATTTACTTTGGAAGCAATATGAAAGAGTGATAAAAGACAACGGAGCAATTGTATTGTTTGGCTCTCAACCATTTACAACTACTTTAATAAATTCAAATATTAAGGATTTTAAATATTCGCTTGTTTGGGATAAAAAAATGAAAGTAGGAATGATGAATTGTAAACGGATGCCTTTAAGACAACACGAGGATATTGTAGTTTTTTATAAAAAACAACCAACTTATAATCCGCAAATGACAAAAGGTAAAATGAGAAATAAAAAAATTGCTCCAACAAAAGATTTTGAAGTTTACGGACAAATAACTCCTATTGATAATTTTAATGATGATTATTACCCAAGTTCTATTTTGGAATTTACTAATGCTAACCAAAAAGCAAAAAGCCATACAACGCAAAAAAGTTTAGAGCTTATGGAATATCTTATAAAAACATACACTAACGAAGGCGATACAGTTTTAGATAACACAATGGGAAGCGGAACAACAATTTTAGCAGCTATAAAAAACAATAGAATAGGTATCGGAATAGAAAAGGAAAAACAATATTACGATGTTGCTGTTCGTAGGGCTTCTGAGTATTGCCACTAA